The proteins below come from a single Alligator mississippiensis isolate rAllMis1 chromosome 2, rAllMis1, whole genome shotgun sequence genomic window:
- the PAX9 gene encoding paired box protein Pax-9 isoform X2, with amino-acid sequence MEPAFGEVNQLGGVFVNGRPLPNAIRLRIVELAQLGIRPCDISRQLRVSHGCVSKILARYNETGSILPGAIGGSKPRVTTPTVVKHIRTYKQRDPGIFAWEIRDRLLADGVCDKYNVPSVSSISRILRNKIGNLSQQSHYDSYKQHQPPPQPALPYNHIYSYPSPIAAAGGKGPTPPGVPAIPSAMAMPRTWPSSHSVTDILGIRSITDQVSDSSPYPSPKVEEWSSLSRSSFPASAQHAVNGLDKSSLEQEAKYSQAPNGLPAVSSFVSAPTMAPYPTPAQVSPYMTYSATPSGYVAGHGWQHAGGTPLTPHNCDIPASLAFKGMQTAREGSHSVTASAL; translated from the exons ATGG AGCCTGCCTTTGGGGAGGTGAACCAGCTCGGCGGGGTGTTCGTGAATGGGAGACCCCTGCCCAATGCCATCAGGCTTCGGATTGTGGAACTGGCCCAACTGGGCATCCGACCCTGTGACATCAGCCGACAACTGCGGGTTTCCCATGGCTGTGTCAGCAAAATCTTGGCTCGCTACAACGAGACTGGCTCCATCCTACCCGGGGCGATCGGAGGCAGCAAGCCCCGGGTCACCACCCCCACGGTGGTGAAACACATCCGGACCTACAAACAAAGGGATCCGGGCATCTTCGCCTGGGAGATCCGGGATCGCCTGCTGGCAGACGGCGTGTGCGACAAGTACAACGTGCCCTCCGTCAGCTCCATCAGCCGGATCCTCCGGAACAAAATTGGAAACCTTTCCCAGCAGAGTCACTACGACTCCTACAAACAGCACCAGCCGCCTccccagcccgccctgccctaCAACCACATctactcctaccccagccccatcGCGGCGGCGGGGGGCAAGGGGCCCACCCCCCCGGGGGTGCCAGCCATCCCCAGCGCCATGGCCATGCCGCGCACCTGGCCCTCCTCCCACTCGGTCACGGACATCCTGGGGATCCGGTCCATCACAGACCAAG TGAGTGACAGCtcgccctaccccagccccaaggtGGAAGAGTGGAGCAGCCTGAGCCGAAGCAGCTTCCCCGCCTCCGCCCAGCACGCGGTCAACGGGCTGGACAAGAGCTccctggagcaggaggccaagtaCAGCCAG gCGCCAAATGGCCTCCCAGCTGTCAGCAGTTTTGTCTCAGCACCAACTATGGCTCCTTATCCTACACCAGCCCAGGTGTCACCTTATATGACATATAGTGCTACCCCTTCTGGTTACGTGGCAGGCCATGGCTGGCAACATGCTGGGGGCACTCCACTGACACCTCACAACTGTGATATTCCTGCATCATTGGCATTCAAGGGCATGCAGACAGCCAGAGAAGGTAGTCACTCTGTCACAGCCTCTGCTCTCTGA
- the PAX9 gene encoding paired box protein Pax-9 isoform X1: protein MEPAFGEVNQLGGVFVNGRPLPNAIRLRIVELAQLGIRPCDISRQLRVSHGCVSKILARYNETGSILPGAIGGSKPRVTTPTVVKHIRTYKQRDPGIFAWEIRDRLLADGVCDKYNVPSVSSISRILRNKIGNLSQQSHYDSYKQHQPPPQPALPYNHIYSYPSPIAAAGGKGPTPPGVPAIPSAMAMPRTWPSSHSVTDILGIRSITDQVSDSSPYPSPKVEEWSSLSRSSFPASAQHAVNGLDKSSLEQEAKYSQVIWIAPHSNANCETCVLLATCFHAQNTVPCPTVHMASGHSIGMKLIKKVREAPNGLPAVSSFVSAPTMAPYPTPAQVSPYMTYSATPSGYVAGHGWQHAGGTPLTPHNCDIPASLAFKGMQTAREGSHSVTASAL, encoded by the exons ATGG AGCCTGCCTTTGGGGAGGTGAACCAGCTCGGCGGGGTGTTCGTGAATGGGAGACCCCTGCCCAATGCCATCAGGCTTCGGATTGTGGAACTGGCCCAACTGGGCATCCGACCCTGTGACATCAGCCGACAACTGCGGGTTTCCCATGGCTGTGTCAGCAAAATCTTGGCTCGCTACAACGAGACTGGCTCCATCCTACCCGGGGCGATCGGAGGCAGCAAGCCCCGGGTCACCACCCCCACGGTGGTGAAACACATCCGGACCTACAAACAAAGGGATCCGGGCATCTTCGCCTGGGAGATCCGGGATCGCCTGCTGGCAGACGGCGTGTGCGACAAGTACAACGTGCCCTCCGTCAGCTCCATCAGCCGGATCCTCCGGAACAAAATTGGAAACCTTTCCCAGCAGAGTCACTACGACTCCTACAAACAGCACCAGCCGCCTccccagcccgccctgccctaCAACCACATctactcctaccccagccccatcGCGGCGGCGGGGGGCAAGGGGCCCACCCCCCCGGGGGTGCCAGCCATCCCCAGCGCCATGGCCATGCCGCGCACCTGGCCCTCCTCCCACTCGGTCACGGACATCCTGGGGATCCGGTCCATCACAGACCAAG TGAGTGACAGCtcgccctaccccagccccaaggtGGAAGAGTGGAGCAGCCTGAGCCGAAGCAGCTTCCCCGCCTCCGCCCAGCACGCGGTCAACGGGCTGGACAAGAGCTccctggagcaggaggccaagtaCAGCCAG GTGATCTGGATCGCACCCCATTCGAATGCTAATTGTGAGACCTGCGTCTTACTGGCCACCTGCTTCCACGCCCAAAACACAGTGCCCTGCCCAACAGTCCACATGGCTTCAGGGCACTCCATCGGGATGAAACTAATAAAGAAAGTCAGAGAG gCGCCAAATGGCCTCCCAGCTGTCAGCAGTTTTGTCTCAGCACCAACTATGGCTCCTTATCCTACACCAGCCCAGGTGTCACCTTATATGACATATAGTGCTACCCCTTCTGGTTACGTGGCAGGCCATGGCTGGCAACATGCTGGGGGCACTCCACTGACACCTCACAACTGTGATATTCCTGCATCATTGGCATTCAAGGGCATGCAGACAGCCAGAGAAGGTAGTCACTCTGTCACAGCCTCTGCTCTCTGA